The Deltaproteobacteria bacterium DNA window CCGTGATCACCAGGTCGAATCGGTCCGGGTCCTCAGAAAACAACCGAAGGGCCTCTGTACTTTTTGTCAGGGTCGTCACCTTGTACCCCATATTTTCCAGCACCCGCTTGCCCAATTTTGCCAGAGGGGCCTCGTCATCCACAAAGAGGATCGATTCGGTTCCACCCGGGAGGTCGGCGGCCTCCTCAGGCCTGGCCGCACCTTGAGAAGGCTCATCGATCCTCGGAAAATATACATGAAAGGTGGTCCCCTTTTCCGGCTCGCTGTAAACCGTGATCTTGCCGCCATAACTCTCCATAATGCCATGGACCACCGCCAGCCCAAGGCCGGTGCCCTCTCCCTTCTCCTTGGTGGTATAATAGGGCTCAAAGATCCGGTCCATCACCTCAGGGGCCATACCGTGGCCCGTATCGCCGACGGTCAGCCTTACATAAGGGCCGGGATCGATCTTGATCGCCCTTGCGTCGTCTGGATCCACCTCGACATTTTCAAGACGCACCGTCAGTGTCCCTCCCTTTTCCTGCATGGCATGCCGGGCATTGGTGCAGAGATTCATCAGGATCTGGTGGATCCGGGTGGCATCGGCCAGGATGTCCCCGGCATCTTTGTCAAGCTTTTCGTCAAACTGAATGGAAGTCGGGATAGAGGCCCTCAACAGCTTCAGGGCCTCCTTGACGATGTAAACGGGTCGCATCGGCTCGCGCTCTTCCTCGGTCTGACGGCCTACGGTCAGGATCTGCCGGATCAGGTTTTTGGCCCGGTTCCCGGCCTTTCGGACCTCGTCCAGATCGGGTATCACATCGCTCTCTTTTGGGAGCTTCATCGCGGCAAGCTCGGCGTATCCGATAACGGCCGACAGGATGTTGTTGAAGTCATGGGCGATCCCGCCTGCCAGGGTCCCCAGTGCCTCCATCTTCTGCGACTGCCGGAGGAGGGCCTCCAATTCTCTTTCCCTGGTGATGTCCACGTAGATGACAAGCTGATCTCCACCTTTGAGCATCACCGATATGAACTGAATCTTCTTCCGCAATCCGTCCTTGTCCGTAACCGAAAACACTCGGGCTCGCGGTTCGCCGGGCCTCGATGTTCTCTGATCACTGATCCAGGCGGATATGACTCGATCCCGGTACCCGGCATCGGGGTATGCCTTTCTAAACCATTCGCTGCCGTCCGCGATGTCTTCAAGCGCATATCCGAACATCTTGACAAAAGTCGGGTTGACATAGCGGTAACGACCATCTTCTCCGATGGTGGATATGCCGAGCGGAGATTCTTCCGCCAACACCCGAAACTTCTCCTCCGACTCCCTGAGCCGCTCATTCGAAGCCTTCAGATCACGCGTACGTTCAAACACCAGCGCTTCCAGGCCCTCATTGATCTTTCTCAGCTCCGCCTCGGCACGCTCCCGCAGCGTGATCTCCCGGCGCATCCCCTCGCGGGCCTTCTGCTCTGCCGCCTTCGTCGTTTTCAGTCTGCCGGTCATGGTGTTGAATGCATCGGCCATGGATTCGATCTCATCCCCGGTTTTGACCTCCACCCTCTGATCAAAGTCCCCGCCGGCCACCCTTTTGGCTGCCATGGATACCCTGTTGACGCCGCCTGCAATCCGGGCGCTCACTTTCGTTCCGAGCACAAAGCAGACCGTGACCGCCGCAAGAATAATTGCCAGCAGGACCAGTTGGGTTTTCCCGTGATCCTTCTCCGCCGATCTGACCTGATAGGCCATCTGTTCAGTGATCCGGACGCACAATTCATCGAGACTGTCCATTGCCTCTGTGACCGCTGCGCCGGCAGCCCCTGTTTTTCTGACCATGGCAAAGGCCTCCTCATCACGGTTTTCCCTGCTCAGGGGTCTTGCCCGCTCATTCCAGAGTTTCATGTACAGGTTCCATGAGGCCTCAAAGGCCGCAAGATTTCGAAGGATTGCCTGGTTCTTTACGCTCCTTTTTAAGGCTTCCACGTCCGCGCGGATCCTTTCCAGCCGGTCCGCGATCTCTGACTCATAGCGATCCATCTCATCCAGAGAGGGATGAAAAAGGTGCAGCAACGAATTGGAATAGGCAAAGCTGACCCGTTGCAGCAGGTCGGTGACAACTTTCACCGATTCTGTCTCCTGCTTCAGGATAGACTGCAAACGGTTCTGGCTCTTGATTGAGATGTGCAGGTTGACCAATCCCATCGCAATGATAACCAAGAGCATTGCCGCGAGTCCCAGCATGAGTTTGGTACGCAGATAAAATCTCATGATCCCTCCTTTGCCCCTCATCCCCGCACTTGTTCCACATCCATAATACGCTCCCTCCAGGGTCCACCGCGTTGACGGCGTTCGGCCCCTGAAAAGCTCTATACCTTCATCCGGCTCCGCGTATCAGAGCCCGTCGGCCGGAGGTCCATTCTCAATCGACAAGCAGCAATCATCAACCGCCAATCCCCCGGTCCAGCACCTCCCGCACCGTCCGGGCCAGTTTTTCCGCGGTCAGCGGCTTTTCGATAAAGGCCCTGGCGCCGGTGCTTTTGACCCTCTGGCGCACGGACTTCTCAACGAAGCCGCTGTAGATGATGATCGGCATCCCGGGACGGATCTTCAGCATCTCCTGTGCGAGCCTGTCTCCGGTCATGTCGGGCATGGTCAGGTCCGTTATCACCAGATCGGACCGGTTCGGGTCTTCAGAGAAGTGGCGTAAAGCTTCCATACTACTTCTGAGGGCCGTTACCTTATATACTAGATTTTCAAGGACCCGCTTTCCCAATTTTGCCAGGGGGGCCTCATCGTCCACAAAGAGGATGCGCTCTGCACCGGTAGGAAGGACGGCGGGCGCCGCGGCCCCGGCTGCCTCCTGGGAGGGCGCATCGATTCTCGGAAAATAGACATGAAAGGTGGTCCCTTTTTCCGGCTCGCTGTAAACCGCGATCTTGCCGCCATAACTCTCGATGATGCCATGGACCACCGCCAGCCCAAGGCCGGTGCCCTCTCCCTTCTCCTTGGTGGTATAATAGGGCTCAAAGATCCGGTCCATCACCTCGGGGGCCATACCGGGGCCCGTATCCCCCACCGTCAGCCTTACAGAAGGGCCGGGATCGATCCTGATCGCCCTTGCGTCGTCCGGATCCACCTCGACGTTTTCAAGACGCACCGTCAGTATCCCTCCCTTTTCCCGCATGGCATGCCGGGCATTGGTGCAGAGGTTCATCAGGATCTGGTGGATCCGGGTGGAATCGGCCAGGATGTCCCCGGCATCTTTGTCAAGCTTCTCGTCAAACTGAATGGAAGTCGGGATAGAGGCCCTCAACAGCTTCAAGACCTCCTTGACGATGAATATGGGTTTCATCGGCCCGCACTCTTCCTCGGTCTGACGGCCCGCGGTCAGGATCTGTTTTACCAGATTCTTTGCACGGTCGCCGGCCTTTCGGACCTCGTCCAGATCGGGCATCACGTCGCTCTCTTTGGGGAGCTTCATCCTGGCGAGCTCGGCATATCCGATAACGGCCGACAGGATATTGTTGAAGTCATGGGCGATCCCTCCTGCCAGGGTCCCCAGGGCCTCCATCTTCTGCGACGCCAGCAACTGGCGCCTCAGGTCTCGCTCAGCGCTCACGTCCATCACGAATCCGAGAATGGCGGGTTCGCCATCATAATCGATGGCCGCCCCTCCGAGGACCACGGGGAAGACCTTCCCCTCCTTCTTCAGCGCCCTGATTTCGTATGTGAGAGGCACCTCTTTCTCGGCCGCCAGCCGAACT harbors:
- a CDS encoding response regulator; this encodes MRFYLRTKLMLGLAAMLLVIIAMGLVNLHISIKSQNRLQSILKQETESVKVVTDLLQRVSFAYSNSLLHLFHPSLDEMDRYESEIADRLERIRADVEALKRSVKNQAILRNLAAFEASWNLYMKLWNERARPLSRENRDEEAFAMVRKTGAAGAAVTEAMDSLDELCVRITEQMAYQVRSAEKDHGKTQLVLLAIILAAVTVCFVLGTKVSARIAGGVNRVSMAAKRVAGGDFDQRVEVKTGDEIESMADAFNTMTGRLKTTKAAEQKAREGMRREITLRERAEAELRKINEGLEALVFERTRDLKASNERLRESEEKFRVLAEESPLGISTIGEDGRYRYVNPTFVKMFGYALEDIADGSEWFRKAYPDAGYRDRVISAWISDQRTSRPGEPRARVFSVTDKDGLRKKIQFISVMLKGGDQLVIYVDITRERELEALLRQSQKMEALGTLAGGIAHDFNNILSAVIGYAELAAMKLPKESDVIPDLDEVRKAGNRAKNLIRQILTVGRQTEEEREPMRPVYIVKEALKLLRASIPTSIQFDEKLDKDAGDILADATRIHQILMNLCTNARHAMQEKGGTLTVRLENVEVDPDDARAIKIDPGPYVRLTVGDTGHGMAPEVMDRIFEPYYTTKEKGEGTGLGLAVVHGIMESYGGKITVYSEPEKGTTFHVYFPRIDEPSQGAARPEEAADLPGGTESILFVDDEAPLAKLGKRVLENMGYKVTTLTKSTEALRLFSEDPDRFDLVITDLTMPDMTGDRLAQEMLKIRPEMPIIISSGFIEKSVRRKVKSTGARAFIEKPLTAEKLARTVREVLDRGIGD